The Desulfococcus multivorans DNA window GTAATACGACCCTACTGAAGAATCTCAAAGGCATTGGTGTACGGACCGCACAGAAAATCATCGCCACCCTTGGCGGCAAAATGGGCAAATTCACATCCGTTCCGGGAGAGATTTCCCCGGAATCGGGAGCGGCCGAGGCATTTGTCGAAAAAGTGCTGGATGTGCTGGTGGAGCAACTGGGGCATAAAACCATTGAAGCCAGGCAAATGATCACGGAGGCCCTGGACCGGAATCAGGGCATTACGACCCCGGAACAACTTTTTGATGAAATTTATCGGGGGAATATGGTAAAATCCTTATTATAACTCAACGTTCGACTTTCACAGACCGGTGCCGGAAGGATACGGCCCCCGCCCGACGCGGTTTCGTTCAAGTGCCGCTAAAGCTTGCTCCGGGCGGCCTGGAAACTCGCCGGCGCTCAAACAGTCCGGGCCGCTGATCCCCCGCGACGCTTAAGCGGCACTGAGACGCACCGCTGAATGGGCTCGGATCGTATCCTCCCGGCACCTCCATCCGGTTATCATCATGACCGTCGAAAGTTGAAATTATAATTTGGTAGGGGGCATGAAACACAATCAATGGCCAGTAAAATCCTAACCTACTCAACCGATCCGGAAGGTATCCTTACCCCAAAACCCCTGTCCATGGACGAGGAACCGGAAACCCTCTCTCTCAGACCCCGTGCCCTGTCCGACTACGTTGGTCAGCCTGAAGTCGTAGAGACCCTCGAAATCGCCATAACGGCCTCAAAAAACAGAAGCGAGCCCTTGGATCACGTCCTTTTTCACGGCCCGCCCGGCCTCGGCAAAACCACCCTCGCCCACATCATCGCCAACGAAATGGGTGGAAACCTCACCGTCACCTCCGGCCCCGCCCTGGAGAAGGGGGGTGATCTCATCGGCATCCTGACCCACCTCTCCGAAGGGGACGTCCTCTTTGTGGACGAGATTCATCGAACGCCTAAAACGGTCGAAGAGTTCCTCTACCCCGCCATGGAGGATTTTGCCGTAGATTTTGTTTTTGATAAGGGTGTTCATGCCCGTAGTCATCGCTTCCGCCTGAACCGTTTCACCCTGGTGGGGGCCACCACAAGGGTGGGCCTGCTGTCCGCCCCGCTGCGGGATCGTTTCGGAATCTTCAGAAGTCTCGACTTCTATACCGAAAAGGACTTGATCACCATCGCCAAGCGGTCGGCGGCGCTTCTCGACGTGGCGATCGATACATTCGGCGCAGCGGAACTGGCCCGGCGGTCCCGGGGAACCCCCCGCATCGTCAACCGGCTCCTCAAACGCGTACGGGATTACGCACAAGTCCGCGGCGACGGCGTCATCTCGAAAGCGACGGTGGCTCAAGCGCTGACCCTCGAAGGCGTCGACGAAGCGGGACTGACCGCTCTGGATCGCCGATACCTGGAAACCATCATCCGTTTTTACAGCGGCGGCCCGGTGGGCATCGAAGCCATCGCAGCGACGTTGCAGGAAGAGACGGACACCCTCGTGGATGTCGTCGAACCCTACCTGCTGAAAACAGGTTTTGTCACAAGAACCAGCTCAGGCCGCCGAGCCTCCGAGGCCGCCTGCAGACATCTCTCCATCACCTGCCGCAAGGATCCCCTCTTCGATCGGGAGGAATAGACGAGGATGCTGCTGTGAACTGTGCGACATTGTTGACGGATTTTGGATTATCCGATGAATACGTCGGGGTCATGAAAGGCGTCATTCTGACGCTTCATCCGACCGCCACAATCATCGATATCAGCCATGACATCCCGCCCCAGGACGTTTCCGCGGCCGCGCGAATGATCCGGGCCGCTTTCCGCTATTTTCCGGAGAAGACCGTGCATGTCTGTGTCATCGATCCGGGAGTAGGCACTGACAGGCATATTCTGGCGGCCAATGCGGGCGGCCACCGTTTTATCGCTCCGGATAACGGCATTCTTTTCCCCCTGCTTCAGGAAGCGGCGGTCGAGACCCTCGTTCGCGTCGACAATTCCGATTTTTTCCTCCCAAAGGTCAGTCATACCTTCCATGGTCGGGACATCTTCGCTCCGGTAGCGGCCCATTTGCTTCGGGGCGTGTCCACCGAAGCCCTGGGTCCCCCGATTTCGCTTCAGCAGATGGTCCCCATCGAGCTTTCGGCACCTCGAAGATTTCCCGATGGAACCCTCGTGGGCACCGTCATCGGGGCCGACCGTTTCGGCAACCTTCTAACCGACATCCACCACCTTGATCTGGACCGGCTGGCACCATCGGGGGCGCCCTTTGAGATTCAGATCCGCGACATCAGGCTGCCGGGCCTTTCCCACGCCTATGGCGCTCCTGATGCGAAAAGGTGCCTTGCTTTGATCGGCAGCCGGGGTTATCTCGAAATCGCCGTCAGCGGCGGCAATGCTCACCAATGTCTGGACGTCGGAATCGGCGATGCGATTCATATCCGAAGACGAAAGGCGACGCCGTCAACACAGTGATGTTGATCCTCATCCTTTCGAAGATGCCCAATGAAATTCCGCCCACAACGGAAAATGATCGGATGGATAACGTCCGTCAACGGTATGGTAAATCACCTTGGCACAGTTCAGCCGAAGATCGCCCCGATAGAGTATCCAATCAATGTGATCACCGATCCGGGCTCCTGAAAATCCGTGGTGCGTTGCCGGATAAGGCGGCTCGAAGGCGTTACGGAATCGGCGCCCATCCGCCGTTCCCGCCTCCGGATCCCCCTCGATAAACACTTGGTGGCAGCGACTTTCCGGAGATGCATTGAAATCTCCCGTCAGAATCGTCGAGGCGTTGAGCTCCAGACGGTCAAGGCGATCCAGAATGACCGCCGCACTGTCGGCCTGCACCTCTTCGTTGAAATCGAAATGGGTATTGACGCAAACCACCTGCCGCCCTTTTCTCTCGAAAACGGCCAGGGTGCATTGCCGAGGCCATCGGCTTTTTCGAAAACGGCTCGGGATATCCGGGGTGGGGCTCAGAAAAAAATGGTCGACATGATGACACTGCCACGGTCGTCGATAAAAAATGATGTTGTTCTGCCAGAAGGGGGGCGCGGGGGTCCGCCGGCCCACGTGGTCATAATCGGGAAGCATTGCCGCCAGATCATCGGCCTGAAAATTGTTCACCTCTTGAAAGGCCTTGAAATCAGACGGATACTGTTCTATCAGAGCGGGGAACACCGCTTTCCTGAAACGCCAGGCGTTGGGCCCGTCATCTGCAAGACCGAATCGGATATTGAGCGAAAAGACCGAAATCGTATCCAGCGTCATGACGTCAAGTGCTCCGGCCGCTGTCGACTGGATTCAAACCGGCGGATATGAACTGAAAGATCCTCCGGCGTTGTGCCGCCGGAGAACCCTCGGAATTGATCGAATGTTACATCGGAAAAGGGCAGTTCCAAGGCCGTCCTCAGTTGGGCGAAAATGCCCAGATAGGTTTCGAGAATCCGTCGATCCCAGTCGAGGCCGATGCGATCGGCCAGCCCGGGGATGGTCTCCCGTTTCCCCTC harbors:
- the ruvB gene encoding Holliday junction branch migration DNA helicase RuvB; this encodes MASKILTYSTDPEGILTPKPLSMDEEPETLSLRPRALSDYVGQPEVVETLEIAITASKNRSEPLDHVLFHGPPGLGKTTLAHIIANEMGGNLTVTSGPALEKGGDLIGILTHLSEGDVLFVDEIHRTPKTVEEFLYPAMEDFAVDFVFDKGVHARSHRFRLNRFTLVGATTRVGLLSAPLRDRFGIFRSLDFYTEKDLITIAKRSAALLDVAIDTFGAAELARRSRGTPRIVNRLLKRVRDYAQVRGDGVISKATVAQALTLEGVDEAGLTALDRRYLETIIRFYSGGPVGIEAIAATLQEETDTLVDVVEPYLLKTGFVTRTSSGRRASEAACRHLSITCRKDPLFDREE
- a CDS encoding SAM hydrolase/SAM-dependent halogenase family protein; the protein is MNCATLLTDFGLSDEYVGVMKGVILTLHPTATIIDISHDIPPQDVSAAARMIRAAFRYFPEKTVHVCVIDPGVGTDRHILAANAGGHRFIAPDNGILFPLLQEAAVETLVRVDNSDFFLPKVSHTFHGRDIFAPVAAHLLRGVSTEALGPPISLQQMVPIELSAPRRFPDGTLVGTVIGADRFGNLLTDIHHLDLDRLAPSGAPFEIQIRDIRLPGLSHAYGAPDAKRCLALIGSRGYLEIAVSGGNAHQCLDVGIGDAIHIRRRKATPSTQ
- a CDS encoding endonuclease/exonuclease/phosphatase family protein — translated: MTLDTISVFSLNIRFGLADDGPNAWRFRKAVFPALIEQYPSDFKAFQEVNNFQADDLAAMLPDYDHVGRRTPAPPFWQNNIIFYRRPWQCHHVDHFFLSPTPDIPSRFRKSRWPRQCTLAVFERKGRQVVCVNTHFDFNEEVQADSAAVILDRLDRLELNASTILTGDFNASPESRCHQVFIEGDPEAGTADGRRFRNAFEPPYPATHHGFSGARIGDHIDWILYRGDLRLNCAKVIYHTVDGRYPSDHFPLWAEFHWASSKG